Proteins encoded in a region of the Solanum dulcamara chromosome 9, daSolDulc1.2, whole genome shotgun sequence genome:
- the LOC129902887 gene encoding protein AIR2-like isoform X2 — protein sequence MDKREKKEKKSAKSDVIDVEEELAEVKIKKSKRVRSKKREEEDDDDDVEANEDLSLKIVEKALLRGCSTDNGEDVVVTDLKKEKKEKKKKKKEKNVETPEEPVSSGIDKGFQSFCSEMSLVDGMKEENVDGIDMNVVDNAAEKNPVEMSNGVVLRRLLRGPRYFDPPDSSWGTCYNCGEEGHTAVNCTSAKRKKPCFVCGSFDHYSKQCAKGKECFICKKGGHRAKDCPEKNQGGSESSRMCLKCGDSGHDMFSCWNNYSADDLEEIQCYICKSFGHLCCASYPDGGPSEISCYRCGLLGHTGLACTGSRGETSGTWHLSSCYRCGEEGHFARECTNSNTVNKRNWELSTPKKKVFKERKKNHEFRSAPHDFGKARKNTQYGGGYASGYNTKQRAGWITNDPEDFPRSRSNGWRSPSTPGNKRARVSNFGSDDHSSVSYSSRKSNRLDFNNSTSYGSVKYHHHHRFSASRFGNNSHDGRRNYEW from the exons ATGGATAAGCgtgagaagaaggagaagaaatcAGCAAAATCAGATGTTATAGATGTGGAAGAAGAATTAGCAGAGGTAAAAATTAAGAAATCTAAAAGAGTGCGAAgtaagaaaagagaagaagaagatgatgatgatgatgttgaagCTAATGAAGATCTAAGCTTGAAAATTGTTGAGAAAGCTTTACTTCGTGGTTGCTCAACTGATAATGGTGAAGATGTTGTTGTTACAGATttgaagaaggaaaagaaagagaaaaagaagaagaagaaggaaaagaatgTTGAGACTCCAGAAGAACCT GTGTCGAGCGGAATAGATAAGGGTTTCCAGAGCTTCTGTAGTGAGATGTCTCTG GTGGATggaatgaaagaagaaaatgtggATGGTATAGATATGAATGTTGTTGACAATGCAGCTGAAAAGAATCCCGTTGAGATGTCCAATGGTGTCGTCCTACGAAGGCTTCTT CGGGGGCCCAGATACTTTGATCCTCCAGACAGCAGTTGGGGGACCTGTTATAATTGTGGTGAAGAGGGTCATACTGCAGTCAATTGTACTTCAGCCAAACGCAAAAAACCATGTTTTGTTTGTGGGAGTTTTGATCATTATTCTAAACAGTGTGCAAAG GGCAAAGAGTGTTTCATCTGCAAGAAGGGCGGTCATCGTGCTAAGGATTGCCCTGAAAAAAACCAAGGAGGATCTGAAAGTTCAAGAATGTGTTTAAAATGTGGGGATTCTGGGCATGATATGTTTTCATGCTGGAATAACTATTCTGCTGATGATCTAGAG GAAATACAATGTTACATTTGTAAGAGTTTTGGTCATCTTTGCTGTGCAAGCTACCCTGATGGTGGTCCGAGTGAAATATCCTGTTACAGATGTGGTCTACTAGGCCATACCGGTTTG GCATGCACAGGATCTCGTGGGGAGACTAGTGGTACATGGCATCTTAGTTCTTGTTATAGGTGTGGCGAAGAGGGGCATTTTGCACGAGAATGCACTAATTCCAATACA GTCAATAAGCGGAATTGGGAATTATCAACCCCCAAGAAGAAAGTgttcaaggaaagaaagaaaaatcatgAGTTTCGATCTGCTCCTCATGATTTTGGTAAGGCAAGAAAGAACACTCAATATGGAGGAGGATATGCATCAGGCTACAATACAAAACAAAGGGCTGGTTGGATCACCAATGATCCTGAAGACTTTCCTCGATCCAGATCCAATGGTTGGAGATCTCCTTCAACTCCTGGAAATAAGAGAGCCAGGGTATCCAACTTTGGTTCTGATGATCATTCTTCTGTTTCTTATTCATCTAGAAAGTCCAACAGGCTTGACTTTAATAATTCAACTTCTTATGGATcagtcaaatatcatcatcaccatAGGTTTTCGGCTTCTCGTTTTGGTAACAACAGTCATGATGGGAGGAGAAATTATGAATGGTAA
- the LOC129902887 gene encoding protein AIR2-like isoform X3 — translation MDKREKKEKKSAKSDVIDVEEELAEVKIKKSKRVRSKKREEEDDDDDVEANEDLSLKIVEKALLRGCSTDNGEDVVVTDLKKEKKEKKKKKKEKNVETPEEPVDGMKEENVDGIDMNVVDNAAEKNPVEMSNGVVLRRLLRGPRYFDPPDSSWGTCYNCGEEGHTAVNCTSAKRKKPCFVCGSFDHYSKQCAKGKECFICKKGGHRAKDCPEKNQGGSESSRMCLKCGDSGHDMFSCWNNYSADDLEEIQCYICKSFGHLCCASYPDGGPSEISCYRCGLLGHTGLACTGSRGETSGTWHLSSCYRCGEEGHFARECTNSNTVNKRNWELSTPKKKVFKERKKNHEFRSAPHDFGKARKNTQYGGGYASGYNTKQRAGWITNDPEDFPRSRSNGWRSPSTPGNKRARVSNFGSDDHSSVSYSSRKSNRLDFNNSTSYGSVKYHHHHRFSASRFGNNSHDGRRNYEW, via the exons ATGGATAAGCgtgagaagaaggagaagaaatcAGCAAAATCAGATGTTATAGATGTGGAAGAAGAATTAGCAGAGGTAAAAATTAAGAAATCTAAAAGAGTGCGAAgtaagaaaagagaagaagaagatgatgatgatgatgttgaagCTAATGAAGATCTAAGCTTGAAAATTGTTGAGAAAGCTTTACTTCGTGGTTGCTCAACTGATAATGGTGAAGATGTTGTTGTTACAGATttgaagaaggaaaagaaagagaaaaagaagaagaagaaggaaaagaatgTTGAGACTCCAGAAGAACCT GTGGATggaatgaaagaagaaaatgtggATGGTATAGATATGAATGTTGTTGACAATGCAGCTGAAAAGAATCCCGTTGAGATGTCCAATGGTGTCGTCCTACGAAGGCTTCTT CGGGGGCCCAGATACTTTGATCCTCCAGACAGCAGTTGGGGGACCTGTTATAATTGTGGTGAAGAGGGTCATACTGCAGTCAATTGTACTTCAGCCAAACGCAAAAAACCATGTTTTGTTTGTGGGAGTTTTGATCATTATTCTAAACAGTGTGCAAAG GGCAAAGAGTGTTTCATCTGCAAGAAGGGCGGTCATCGTGCTAAGGATTGCCCTGAAAAAAACCAAGGAGGATCTGAAAGTTCAAGAATGTGTTTAAAATGTGGGGATTCTGGGCATGATATGTTTTCATGCTGGAATAACTATTCTGCTGATGATCTAGAG GAAATACAATGTTACATTTGTAAGAGTTTTGGTCATCTTTGCTGTGCAAGCTACCCTGATGGTGGTCCGAGTGAAATATCCTGTTACAGATGTGGTCTACTAGGCCATACCGGTTTG GCATGCACAGGATCTCGTGGGGAGACTAGTGGTACATGGCATCTTAGTTCTTGTTATAGGTGTGGCGAAGAGGGGCATTTTGCACGAGAATGCACTAATTCCAATACA GTCAATAAGCGGAATTGGGAATTATCAACCCCCAAGAAGAAAGTgttcaaggaaagaaagaaaaatcatgAGTTTCGATCTGCTCCTCATGATTTTGGTAAGGCAAGAAAGAACACTCAATATGGAGGAGGATATGCATCAGGCTACAATACAAAACAAAGGGCTGGTTGGATCACCAATGATCCTGAAGACTTTCCTCGATCCAGATCCAATGGTTGGAGATCTCCTTCAACTCCTGGAAATAAGAGAGCCAGGGTATCCAACTTTGGTTCTGATGATCATTCTTCTGTTTCTTATTCATCTAGAAAGTCCAACAGGCTTGACTTTAATAATTCAACTTCTTATGGATcagtcaaatatcatcatcaccatAGGTTTTCGGCTTCTCGTTTTGGTAACAACAGTCATGATGGGAGGAGAAATTATGAATGGTAA
- the LOC129902887 gene encoding protein AIR2-like isoform X1 encodes MDKREKKEKKSAKSDVIDVEEELAEVKIKKSKRVRSKKREEEDDDDDVEANEDLSLKIVEKALLRGCSTDNGEDVVVTDLKKEKKEKKKKKKEKNVETPEEPQVSSGIDKGFQSFCSEMSLVDGMKEENVDGIDMNVVDNAAEKNPVEMSNGVVLRRLLRGPRYFDPPDSSWGTCYNCGEEGHTAVNCTSAKRKKPCFVCGSFDHYSKQCAKGKECFICKKGGHRAKDCPEKNQGGSESSRMCLKCGDSGHDMFSCWNNYSADDLEEIQCYICKSFGHLCCASYPDGGPSEISCYRCGLLGHTGLACTGSRGETSGTWHLSSCYRCGEEGHFARECTNSNTVNKRNWELSTPKKKVFKERKKNHEFRSAPHDFGKARKNTQYGGGYASGYNTKQRAGWITNDPEDFPRSRSNGWRSPSTPGNKRARVSNFGSDDHSSVSYSSRKSNRLDFNNSTSYGSVKYHHHHRFSASRFGNNSHDGRRNYEW; translated from the exons ATGGATAAGCgtgagaagaaggagaagaaatcAGCAAAATCAGATGTTATAGATGTGGAAGAAGAATTAGCAGAGGTAAAAATTAAGAAATCTAAAAGAGTGCGAAgtaagaaaagagaagaagaagatgatgatgatgatgttgaagCTAATGAAGATCTAAGCTTGAAAATTGTTGAGAAAGCTTTACTTCGTGGTTGCTCAACTGATAATGGTGAAGATGTTGTTGTTACAGATttgaagaaggaaaagaaagagaaaaagaagaagaagaaggaaaagaatgTTGAGACTCCAGAAGAACCT CAGGTGTCGAGCGGAATAGATAAGGGTTTCCAGAGCTTCTGTAGTGAGATGTCTCTG GTGGATggaatgaaagaagaaaatgtggATGGTATAGATATGAATGTTGTTGACAATGCAGCTGAAAAGAATCCCGTTGAGATGTCCAATGGTGTCGTCCTACGAAGGCTTCTT CGGGGGCCCAGATACTTTGATCCTCCAGACAGCAGTTGGGGGACCTGTTATAATTGTGGTGAAGAGGGTCATACTGCAGTCAATTGTACTTCAGCCAAACGCAAAAAACCATGTTTTGTTTGTGGGAGTTTTGATCATTATTCTAAACAGTGTGCAAAG GGCAAAGAGTGTTTCATCTGCAAGAAGGGCGGTCATCGTGCTAAGGATTGCCCTGAAAAAAACCAAGGAGGATCTGAAAGTTCAAGAATGTGTTTAAAATGTGGGGATTCTGGGCATGATATGTTTTCATGCTGGAATAACTATTCTGCTGATGATCTAGAG GAAATACAATGTTACATTTGTAAGAGTTTTGGTCATCTTTGCTGTGCAAGCTACCCTGATGGTGGTCCGAGTGAAATATCCTGTTACAGATGTGGTCTACTAGGCCATACCGGTTTG GCATGCACAGGATCTCGTGGGGAGACTAGTGGTACATGGCATCTTAGTTCTTGTTATAGGTGTGGCGAAGAGGGGCATTTTGCACGAGAATGCACTAATTCCAATACA GTCAATAAGCGGAATTGGGAATTATCAACCCCCAAGAAGAAAGTgttcaaggaaagaaagaaaaatcatgAGTTTCGATCTGCTCCTCATGATTTTGGTAAGGCAAGAAAGAACACTCAATATGGAGGAGGATATGCATCAGGCTACAATACAAAACAAAGGGCTGGTTGGATCACCAATGATCCTGAAGACTTTCCTCGATCCAGATCCAATGGTTGGAGATCTCCTTCAACTCCTGGAAATAAGAGAGCCAGGGTATCCAACTTTGGTTCTGATGATCATTCTTCTGTTTCTTATTCATCTAGAAAGTCCAACAGGCTTGACTTTAATAATTCAACTTCTTATGGATcagtcaaatatcatcatcaccatAGGTTTTCGGCTTCTCGTTTTGGTAACAACAGTCATGATGGGAGGAGAAATTATGAATGGTAA